One segment of Natranaeroarchaeum aerophilus DNA contains the following:
- a CDS encoding DUF7569 family protein — MSDPCDSCSDPVSDPLARTVRLTVDRSQVDTQRLCPPCFADWIGRYRAEMERDDDPLSDDEIIVD; from the coding sequence ATGTCAGATCCGTGTGACTCCTGTAGCGACCCCGTCTCCGATCCGCTCGCGCGGACGGTCCGGCTTACCGTCGACCGTTCGCAGGTCGATACCCAGCGGCTCTGTCCGCCCTGTTTTGCCGACTGGATCGGTCGCTACCGCGCGGAGATGGAACGCGACGACGACCCGCTTTCCGACGACGAAATCATCGTCGACTGA
- the upp gene encoding uracil phosphoribosyltransferase: MTIEDRDEAHVVTHALAKDTLSKIRDVETEQVAFRKGLVKLGRICGYEIIDGRMETEYVTIETPLEETMGERVKGLDDVVIINVLRAATPFVEGLLKAFPRARQGVISASRDETARKEDGSFPITVDYVKLPEITEDDTVIVADPMLATGSTMCTVLDHVLENAPEPERFIVLSAVSAPDGLLRVGDEFDEVDLLTVAIDDHLDEDGFIVPGLGDAGDRAFRTQ; this comes from the coding sequence ATGACCATCGAAGACCGAGACGAGGCACATGTCGTCACGCACGCGCTCGCAAAGGACACGCTTTCGAAGATCCGGGACGTCGAGACCGAGCAGGTCGCCTTCCGGAAGGGGCTCGTCAAGCTCGGCCGGATCTGTGGCTACGAGATCATCGACGGGCGGATGGAGACCGAGTACGTCACGATCGAGACCCCCCTGGAGGAGACGATGGGCGAGCGCGTAAAAGGACTCGACGACGTCGTCATAATCAACGTCCTGCGCGCGGCGACGCCCTTCGTCGAGGGGCTTCTGAAGGCGTTCCCGCGAGCGCGTCAGGGCGTTATCAGCGCCAGCCGCGACGAGACCGCACGCAAGGAGGACGGTTCGTTCCCGATCACCGTCGATTACGTGAAACTACCGGAGATCACCGAAGACGATACCGTCATCGTCGCCGACCCGATGCTCGCGACCGGGTCGACGATGTGTACCGTGCTGGATCACGTCCTCGAGAACGCCCCCGAACCCGAGCGCTTTATCGTTCTCTCCGCCGTAAGCGCGCCGGACGGCCTCCTGCGCGTCGGCGACGAGTTCGACGAGGTCGATCTTCTGACCGTCGCGATCGACGACCATCTCGACGAGGACGGGTTCATCGTCCCCGGCCTCGGCGACGCCGGTGACCGCGCCTTCCGCACGCAGTAA